From a single Ciconia boyciana chromosome 6, ASM3463844v1, whole genome shotgun sequence genomic region:
- the TPH1 gene encoding tryptophan 5-hydroxylase 1, producing the protein MMTEDNKENEDHASERGRTAIVFSLKNEVGGLVKALKLFQEKHVNLVHIESRKSKRRNSEFEIFVDCDSNREQLNEIFQLLKSHVNVVSMNPTEHFNVQEGDMENVPWFPKKISDLDKCANRVLMYGSDLDADHPGFKDNVYRKRRKYFADLAMNYKHGDPIPKIEFTEEEIKTWGTVYRELNKLYPTHACREYLKNLPLLTRYCGYREDNIPQLEDVSRFLKERTGFTIRPVAGYLSPRDFLAGLAFRVFHCTQYVRHSSDPLYTPEPDTCHELLGHVPLLAEPSFAQFSQEIGLASLGASDEAVQKLATCYFFTVEFGLCKQEGQLRVYGAGLLSSISELKHSLSGSAKVKPFDPKVTCKQECLITTFQEVYFVSESFEEAKEKMREFAKTIKRPFGVKYNPYTQSVQILKDTKSIASVVNELRHELDIVSDALSKMGKQLEV; encoded by the exons ATGATGACTGAAGATAACAAAGAGAATGAGGACCATGCAtctgaaagaggaagaacagcCATCGTTTTTAGCTTGAAGAATGAAGTTGGAGGACTTGTAAAAGCATTAAAACTCTTTCAG GAGAAGCACGTAAATCTGGTACACATTGAGTCACGGAAGTCCAAGAGACGAAATTCTGAGTTTGAGATCTTTGTGGACTGTGACAGTAACAGGGAACAACTGAATGAGATCTTCCAGCTCCTGAAATCCCATGTCAATGTTGTCTCCATGAACCCAACAGAGCATTTCAATGTCCAGGAAGGTG ACATGGAGAATGTTCCCTGGTTTCCGAAGAAGATCTCAGATTTGGATAAGTGTGCAAACCGAGTCCTGATGTACGGGTCTGATTTGGATGCTGACCATCCA GGTTTCAAAGACAATGTCTATCGCAAGAGGCGAAAGTATTTTGCAGACCTGGCTATGAACTACAAACA TGGTGACCCAATTCCCAAGATTGAATTCACTGAGGAGGAGATCAAGACCTGGGGGACTGTGTACCGAGAGCTTAACAAGCTTTACCCAACTCATGCCTGCAGAGAGTACCTTAAAAACTTACCCTTGCTCACCCGATACTGTGGGTACAGGGAAGACAATATCCCCCAGCTGGAAGATGTGTCCCGCTTCCTGAAAG AGCGCACAGGTTTCACCATTCGCCCCGTTGCTGGATATCTATCACCCAGAGACTTCTTGGCAGGATTAGCATTCAGAGTTTTTCACTGCACTCAATATGTTAGACACAGCTCGGACCCTCTCTATACACCAGAGCC agaTACCTGCCATGAGCTCCTAGGCCATGTGCCTCTTTTGGCTGAACCCAGTTTTGCTCAGTTCTCCCAGGAAATTGGTCTTGCATCACTTGGGGCATCAGATGAGGCTGTCCAAAAACTGGCAACA TGCTACTTCTTTACTGTAGAGTTTGGCTTGTGCAAGCAAGAGGGACAGCTACGAGTTTATGGGGCTGGCTTGCTCTCCTCAATTAGTGAGCTCAAG CACTCACTCTCTGGCAGTGCCAAAGTCAAGCCTTTTGATCCAAAGGTCACCTGCAAGCAAGAATGCCTCATTACAACTTTCCAGGAGGtttactttgtttctgaaagttttgaagaagcaaaggaaaagatgag AGAGTTTGCGAAAACCATCAAGCGCCCATTTGGCGTGAAGTACAACCCATATACTCAAAGTGTGCAGATCCTGAAAGACACGAAGAGCATTGCCAGTGTGGTGAATGAACTACGTCATGAGCTGGACATTGTCAGCGATGCCCTCAGCAAGATGGGCAAGCAGCTGGAAGTTTAA